The proteins below come from a single uncultured Dethiosulfovibrio sp. genomic window:
- a CDS encoding ABC transporter substrate-binding protein, translated as MKGTRRTKGLTWVVLSAVFLGLMAIPALAKDTLTIANIYDARSLDPIVQNEVAASGAICHINETLIDLDDEGNPIPLLAEEFEQIDPTTYRFVLRKGVKFHNGDPLTAADVLYSIERAKSPLGSAIKQYPEIIESVVAEDDYTVIIKIKYPFTPFWGTMAHTSMAVVNQRAVEEKGEMYPMNPVGTGPFTMKEWVKNDKLVLERFEDYWGDKPAYKTLVMRSVPESVNRTIELETGAVDVAYLIPTADVSRVKDNKDLGVISAYQHSTCFMGFNTAKEPWNDPRVREAVKLALDINGARHAVFRGAGETPVSIVPKTIKYSDQSAPMPKRDVERAKQLLAEAGVKLPLKVQIWSNAYKPRVDLAQIFQAQLKEVGIEVEAKVLEWGAYLDGLKMGDHDMYILGWTISSVDPDGIMSGIVHSDGGSNYAKFHDEEIDALIDKGKTMPDSPEREALYIDIQKRLNEQNPYLYLYAEETFYGVNNEVENFIPNARGYHNLAGVSFK; from the coding sequence ATGAAAGGAACAAGGCGCACCAAAGGCTTAACCTGGGTAGTACTCTCAGCGGTTTTCTTGGGGCTCATGGCGATCCCCGCACTGGCGAAGGATACTCTGACCATCGCCAACATCTACGACGCGCGTTCTCTTGACCCCATCGTCCAGAACGAGGTGGCCGCAAGCGGCGCTATCTGCCATATCAACGAGACCCTTATCGACCTAGACGATGAAGGTAATCCTATCCCCCTGTTGGCCGAGGAGTTCGAGCAGATCGACCCCACGACCTACAGGTTCGTCCTCCGCAAGGGCGTCAAGTTCCATAACGGCGACCCTCTCACTGCGGCTGACGTTCTCTACTCCATCGAGAGGGCCAAGAGCCCCTTGGGATCTGCTATAAAGCAGTATCCCGAGATAATCGAGAGTGTAGTGGCCGAGGACGATTACACCGTTATCATCAAGATAAAGTATCCCTTTACCCCTTTCTGGGGCACCATGGCTCACACCTCAATGGCCGTAGTCAACCAGAGAGCCGTCGAGGAGAAGGGCGAGATGTATCCCATGAATCCCGTGGGAACCGGTCCCTTCACCATGAAAGAATGGGTCAAGAACGACAAGCTGGTTCTTGAGCGTTTCGAGGATTACTGGGGGGACAAGCCCGCTTACAAGACCCTCGTCATGCGTTCCGTCCCTGAGAGCGTCAACCGTACCATCGAGCTTGAGACCGGCGCTGTCGATGTCGCTTACCTTATCCCCACCGCCGATGTTTCCAGAGTAAAGGACAACAAGGATCTCGGCGTGATCAGCGCCTATCAGCACTCCACCTGCTTCATGGGCTTTAACACCGCCAAAGAGCCTTGGAACGATCCCAGGGTTCGTGAGGCCGTCAAGTTGGCCCTCGATATCAACGGTGCCAGACACGCTGTCTTCCGTGGTGCTGGTGAGACCCCTGTCAGCATAGTTCCCAAGACCATCAAATATTCCGACCAGAGCGCTCCTATGCCCAAGAGGGACGTAGAGAGAGCCAAGCAGCTCCTCGCCGAGGCGGGAGTCAAGCTGCCCCTTAAGGTTCAGATCTGGTCCAACGCCTACAAGCCCAGAGTCGACCTGGCTCAGATTTTCCAGGCTCAGCTTAAAGAAGTCGGCATAGAGGTAGAGGCAAAAGTCCTCGAGTGGGGAGCGTACCTCGATGGCCTTAAGATGGGTGACCACGATATGTACATCCTCGGTTGGACCATCTCTAGCGTCGATCCAGACGGCATCATGTCCGGTATCGTTCATTCCGACGGTGGTTCTAACTACGCTAAGTTCCACGACGAGGAAATCGACGCCCTTATCGACAAAGGCAAGACCATGCCCGATAGCCCTGAGAGAGAGGCTCTCTACATAGACATCCAGAAGCGTCTTAACGAGCAGAACCCCTACCTTTACCTCTACGCCGAGGAGACCTTCTACGGCGTCAACAACGAAGTAGAGAACTTTATTCCCAACGCCAGGGGATACCACAACCTCGCTGGTGTGTCATTTAAGTAA
- a CDS encoding amidohydrolase, with product MKAIVNAKVFTVTCGVVENGTIVLDKGKIVSLESGGVVPEGATVLDVEGKIVTPGFIDAHVHAGICEEGVPGAMNAVNEDTSAVTPHVRAIDGINPSDEAFRNAVEAGITCMQILPGSANIIGGIGVIVKPVGSIVDRMVVRAHSGMKAALGENPVNWQGGKGRFPSTRMGNAACMRKAIGDAIDYRAKKEQAEKKGEHFTLDQGMENFLPVLDRTVPMRIHCHRADDICTAIRICDEFELRYTLEHCTEGHLIADYLAEKKVKAAVGPTATSKTKVEVRDKGWHTLLALKEAGVPFCLITDHPVIPIENLPVAAALAVRAGLDEQTALKALTIEAASHLELEDRLGSIESGKDADLVVWSGDPLDVRSRPVQVFVDGQPQLDW from the coding sequence GTGAAAGCTATTGTGAACGCCAAGGTGTTTACCGTGACCTGTGGCGTGGTGGAGAACGGAACCATAGTGTTGGATAAGGGAAAGATAGTCTCCCTAGAGTCCGGTGGAGTGGTCCCAGAGGGAGCTACAGTTTTGGACGTCGAGGGCAAGATCGTCACTCCAGGTTTCATCGACGCCCACGTCCATGCCGGAATATGCGAGGAAGGTGTTCCCGGTGCCATGAACGCAGTGAACGAGGATACCTCCGCCGTTACGCCTCACGTCAGGGCCATCGACGGTATCAACCCGTCCGACGAGGCTTTCCGCAACGCGGTAGAGGCTGGTATAACCTGTATGCAGATACTTCCGGGAAGCGCTAATATAATCGGTGGGATAGGTGTAATAGTGAAGCCCGTTGGGAGCATAGTGGACAGAATGGTGGTAAGGGCTCACTCGGGCATGAAGGCCGCCCTCGGCGAGAACCCGGTGAACTGGCAGGGCGGCAAGGGAAGGTTCCCATCCACCAGAATGGGCAACGCCGCCTGCATGAGAAAGGCCATAGGTGACGCCATAGATTATAGGGCCAAGAAGGAGCAGGCAGAGAAGAAGGGAGAACACTTCACCTTGGATCAGGGAATGGAGAACTTCCTTCCTGTTCTCGACCGTACCGTGCCTATGAGGATCCATTGCCACAGGGCGGACGATATATGCACGGCGATCAGGATATGCGACGAGTTCGAGCTTCGCTACACCTTAGAGCACTGCACCGAGGGCCATCTTATAGCGGACTATCTTGCGGAGAAAAAGGTAAAAGCCGCAGTCGGCCCCACGGCGACCAGCAAGACCAAGGTGGAGGTCCGTGACAAAGGATGGCATACCCTCTTAGCCCTTAAGGAAGCGGGAGTCCCCTTCTGTCTCATAACCGACCATCCTGTCATACCTATAGAGAACCTTCCTGTGGCGGCGGCCCTGGCTGTCAGAGCTGGACTGGACGAACAGACCGCCCTTAAGGCCCTCACCATAGAGGCGGCAAGCCACCTCGAGCTTGAGGATCGGCTCGGATCCATCGAATCGGGGAAGGATGCAGATTTGGTCGTATGGTCGGGAGATCCGCTGGACGTGAGAAGTCGACCTGTTCAGGTTTTCGTGGACGGACAGCCCCAGCTTGACTGGTAA
- a CDS encoding gamma-glutamyltransferase family protein, which translates to MIKGIDPHRYRYPSRRSLVYGSRGMVATTHPQAAQAGLDVLKKGGNAVDAAVATAAALTVVEPTSNGLGSDCFAIVWKDGRLYGMNGSGPSPKLLTKDLLKRSGLDRLPQTGWLPVCVPGAVGAWAALSKRLGRLGLSESLAPAIDLARVGVAVPPVVAHNWSLAATKYGKQADNPELASWFDTFLPEGRSPKPGQIVVFHNHARILEAIANSDGESFYRGEIAERIAAFSKKTGGLLDLPDLGNYRPKWVEPISVNYRDTTVWELPPNGQGLVALLALGILDGVEPGEWNDPLAVHRRIEAIKLAFADGQRYICDPDRGDIPVEELLSPDYLASRRDLIGERAARPEAGDPHSGGTVYVAVADGNGTMVSLIQSNYTGFGSGVVVPGTGIALNNRGLGFSMETGHPNELAPGKRPYHTIIPGFLTRGDEPIGPFGVMGAYMQPQGHLQVLTGLLDHRMNPQEALDAPRWQWTGGLNVTVEPSFPSDLAQALERLGHRVSVSLNSDSFGRGQMVFRTSDGSLVGATEPRADGTIATW; encoded by the coding sequence ATGATTAAAGGAATAGATCCTCATCGTTATCGTTATCCATCGAGAAGATCCCTGGTGTACGGATCCAGAGGGATGGTGGCAACGACCCATCCCCAGGCGGCTCAGGCCGGTCTGGATGTGCTTAAAAAGGGCGGCAACGCCGTCGACGCAGCGGTGGCTACAGCCGCCGCCCTTACGGTGGTGGAGCCCACCAGCAACGGCCTCGGGAGCGACTGTTTTGCCATAGTCTGGAAGGACGGCAGGCTGTACGGCATGAACGGAAGCGGCCCGTCTCCTAAGCTCCTGACCAAAGATCTGCTCAAAAGAAGTGGGTTGGATCGTCTGCCTCAGACGGGATGGCTTCCGGTCTGCGTCCCTGGGGCGGTAGGAGCCTGGGCCGCCCTTTCCAAGAGGCTGGGTCGGCTTGGGCTGTCCGAGTCTCTCGCCCCAGCTATCGATCTGGCCAGGGTTGGTGTCGCTGTTCCCCCTGTGGTAGCCCATAACTGGAGCCTCGCAGCGACAAAATACGGCAAACAGGCGGACAACCCTGAACTGGCATCGTGGTTCGATACCTTTTTGCCCGAGGGACGTTCCCCTAAGCCAGGCCAGATCGTGGTCTTTCACAACCACGCAAGGATCTTGGAGGCTATCGCCAACTCCGACGGAGAGTCCTTCTACAGAGGGGAGATCGCCGAGAGGATAGCTGCTTTTTCTAAAAAAACCGGTGGGCTGTTGGATCTTCCCGATCTCGGGAATTACAGGCCCAAGTGGGTCGAGCCAATCTCGGTCAACTACAGGGACACCACGGTCTGGGAGCTTCCCCCTAACGGACAGGGGCTTGTAGCCCTTCTGGCCCTTGGGATCTTGGACGGTGTGGAGCCTGGGGAGTGGAACGATCCTCTCGCCGTCCATCGCAGGATTGAGGCGATAAAGCTGGCCTTCGCCGACGGTCAGCGGTATATCTGTGATCCAGACAGAGGGGATATTCCCGTGGAGGAGCTCCTTTCCCCGGACTATCTGGCATCCCGTAGGGATCTGATAGGGGAAAGGGCGGCTCGCCCCGAGGCTGGGGATCCCCACAGCGGTGGAACGGTCTACGTGGCGGTCGCCGATGGCAACGGGACCATGGTGTCCCTCATCCAGAGCAACTACACAGGGTTTGGCTCAGGGGTCGTCGTCCCCGGAACCGGTATAGCCCTCAACAACCGGGGCTTAGGCTTCTCCATGGAGACGGGACATCCAAACGAGCTGGCCCCCGGCAAGAGGCCATATCACACTATAATCCCCGGATTCCTCACCAGAGGTGACGAGCCTATAGGTCCCTTTGGGGTCATGGGGGCCTATATGCAGCCACAGGGCCATTTGCAGGTGCTGACGGGATTGCTGGATCATCGGATGAACCCCCAGGAGGCCCTGGACGCCCCCAGGTGGCAGTGGACCGGTGGACTTAACGTCACGGTGGAGCCGTCGTTTCCGTCGGACCTCGCTCAGGCCCTGGAGAGGTTGGGGCACAGAGTGTCCGTATCGCTGAACTCCGACTCCTTCGGAAGGGGCCAGATGGTTTTCAGGACCTCCGATGGCAGCCTTGTCGGAGCCACCGAACCCAGGGCCGACGGAACGATCGCGACGTGGTAA
- a CDS encoding ABC transporter permease: MSAQSSVKVKSEAGLLGMWKRLCKSPLAMFGLFIVGLLIFFALTADFVAPYRYDQQSLMDAFQAPSKEHFFGTDEFGRDIFSRIIYGSRISLQVGLIAVSISVIFGGFLGAVAGYYGGRIDNIIMRCMDILLAIPSILLAIAIAASLGPGLYNMMVAVGISSTPQYARIIRGSVLSLRDQEFVEAAKAVGSSDSRIILKHIIPNCLAPIIVQCTLGVASAILTAAGLSFIGLGIQPPIPEWGAMLSGGREYIRDYSYMTIFPGLAIMITILALNFLGDGLRDVLDPKLRR, translated from the coding sequence ATGAGTGCACAGTCTTCCGTGAAAGTAAAAAGCGAAGCAGGGCTTCTGGGGATGTGGAAGCGGCTTTGCAAAAGTCCTCTGGCCATGTTTGGCCTGTTTATAGTTGGGCTACTGATATTTTTTGCCTTAACCGCCGATTTTGTAGCTCCTTACAGGTATGATCAGCAAAGCCTGATGGACGCCTTTCAGGCTCCCTCCAAGGAACATTTTTTCGGCACCGACGAGTTCGGCAGGGATATTTTCAGCAGGATAATCTACGGTTCAAGGATATCCCTTCAGGTCGGCCTGATAGCGGTCTCCATCTCGGTTATCTTCGGTGGCTTTTTAGGAGCCGTGGCGGGCTACTACGGCGGCAGGATAGATAACATTATCATGAGATGTATGGATATCCTCCTGGCGATACCGTCTATACTCCTGGCTATAGCCATCGCCGCCTCCCTAGGGCCCGGTCTCTACAACATGATGGTGGCGGTAGGTATATCCAGCACCCCACAGTATGCCCGTATCATAAGGGGCTCGGTGCTGTCCCTGAGGGATCAGGAGTTCGTCGAGGCAGCAAAGGCTGTCGGTTCCTCCGACTCCAGGATAATCCTTAAACACATTATCCCTAACTGCCTTGCCCCGATTATAGTTCAGTGTACCCTAGGCGTAGCCAGTGCAATACTGACCGCCGCAGGACTTTCGTTTATCGGCCTCGGCATTCAGCCCCCGATTCCTGAGTGGGGTGCTATGCTTTCCGGCGGCAGAGAGTACATAAGGGACTATTCCTACATGACCATATTCCCTGGTCTGGCGATCATGATCACCATTCTGGCCCTTAACTTCCTCGGTGACGGCCTCAGGGACGTCCTTGATCCGAAACTAAGAAGGTAG
- a CDS encoding purine nucleoside permease, producing the protein MAKFKRSLFGALLAVMVLVGSAFAGEPVKVKVLVMAMFEVGENTGDFAGEFQHWYEGYLSEGQPYEVVGAPYPLFVVESGVAGLVTGIGKAQAAATLTAILKDPRFDFSDAYFLTSGCAGASPERSTLGSVVWCDAVVDYELGHSWKQSDGVPGEPVFMVMDDLRDAGYIPLNRALAQKAYELTKSVELADDDKAVAYRALYPQEAAKAAPSVQMGVSVTGDAYWHGQGSSDTADYICDQYDAGTYMVTQMEDSAFAAVLRNFGYLNRYLVIRDVVNFDRPHPGQTVKESLAASSGGFSIGMTNGFKVGSVVVDHILANPEEWNEL; encoded by the coding sequence GTGGCTAAGTTCAAACGTAGTTTGTTCGGTGCGCTTTTAGCGGTTATGGTGTTGGTTGGCTCCGCCTTTGCCGGTGAGCCCGTCAAAGTTAAGGTCCTTGTTATGGCGATGTTCGAGGTGGGGGAGAACACCGGGGATTTCGCCGGTGAGTTTCAGCACTGGTACGAGGGATACCTTTCGGAGGGCCAGCCCTATGAAGTTGTTGGGGCTCCTTACCCTCTGTTCGTGGTGGAGTCCGGCGTGGCAGGTCTGGTGACGGGTATAGGCAAGGCACAGGCCGCCGCTACCCTCACAGCTATTCTCAAAGATCCTCGTTTCGACTTCAGTGACGCCTATTTCCTGACCTCCGGCTGTGCCGGTGCGTCCCCTGAGAGAAGCACCCTTGGATCGGTGGTGTGGTGCGATGCGGTGGTGGACTACGAGCTGGGGCACAGCTGGAAGCAGTCAGATGGCGTACCCGGTGAGCCTGTCTTTATGGTGATGGACGACCTGAGGGACGCTGGCTATATCCCCTTGAACAGGGCCTTGGCCCAGAAGGCCTACGAGCTCACGAAGTCGGTTGAACTGGCCGACGACGATAAAGCGGTAGCCTACAGGGCTCTTTATCCCCAGGAGGCGGCAAAGGCCGCTCCATCGGTGCAGATGGGTGTCTCTGTGACCGGAGACGCCTACTGGCACGGTCAGGGATCCTCCGATACAGCCGACTATATCTGCGACCAGTACGATGCTGGAACCTACATGGTTACCCAGATGGAGGACAGCGCCTTCGCAGCGGTCCTCCGCAACTTCGGTTATCTGAACAGGTATCTGGTCATCAGGGACGTGGTGAACTTCGACAGGCCTCACCCTGGCCAGACCGTCAAGGAGAGCCTCGCCGCTTCCTCCGGTGGGTTCTCCATAGGCATGACAAACGGTTTTAAGGTCGGCTCGGTTGTGGTGGACCACATACTGGCCAACCCAGAGGAGTGGAACGAGCTTTAG
- a CDS encoding ABC transporter ATP-binding protein translates to MTQMDDKKLILDIQDLTIHYVVESGTVHAVENLNLSLGYGENLGFVGETGAGKTTAALGIMRLVPDPPGKVIGGKIIFEGEDLLSKTESQMRAIRGGKISMIFQDPMTSLNPVITVDKQIAEMVLLHNDVTEQQALERAVEMLEMVGIKKERARDFPHQFSGGMKQRVVIAIALACNPALLIADEPTTALDVTIQAQVLELMKDLRRKINTSLIMITHDLGIVAEMCDKVAIMYAGKVVEYASTEALFNRPAHPYTEGLFNSIPDLTEDEDELKVIKGLMPDPTDIPSGCSFHPRCPYALETCSQEVPKMVEIEPGHFVACPVWGKKLLEDSAATEVK, encoded by the coding sequence ATGACTCAAATGGACGATAAAAAACTTATTCTCGATATACAGGACCTGACCATTCACTACGTCGTCGAAAGTGGCACTGTCCACGCGGTTGAAAACCTGAATCTCTCCCTGGGATACGGGGAAAACCTCGGCTTCGTGGGAGAGACGGGAGCGGGAAAGACAACCGCAGCCCTCGGTATTATGAGGCTGGTTCCCGATCCTCCAGGCAAGGTCATTGGAGGCAAGATAATCTTTGAAGGGGAGGACCTGCTCTCTAAGACCGAGAGCCAGATGAGAGCCATCAGAGGGGGAAAGATCTCCATGATCTTCCAGGACCCTATGACCTCCCTGAACCCCGTCATTACGGTGGATAAACAGATAGCCGAGATGGTACTGCTCCATAACGACGTCACCGAGCAACAGGCCCTTGAGAGGGCGGTGGAGATGTTGGAGATGGTGGGTATCAAAAAAGAGAGAGCCAGAGATTTTCCTCACCAGTTCAGCGGAGGGATGAAGCAGAGGGTGGTAATAGCCATAGCACTGGCCTGTAACCCCGCTTTGCTTATTGCCGATGAGCCGACTACCGCTCTGGATGTGACGATCCAGGCCCAGGTCCTCGAGCTTATGAAAGATCTCCGTAGAAAGATCAACACCTCCCTCATCATGATAACCCACGACCTGGGTATCGTTGCGGAGATGTGCGATAAGGTGGCCATAATGTATGCCGGAAAGGTCGTTGAGTACGCTTCTACCGAGGCTCTGTTCAACCGTCCTGCCCATCCCTACACGGAAGGGCTCTTCAACTCCATCCCCGATCTTACCGAGGACGAGGACGAGCTCAAGGTCATAAAGGGGCTTATGCCTGACCCCACCGATATCCCTTCCGGTTGTTCGTTTCACCCGAGGTGTCCTTACGCCCTAGAGACCTGTTCTCAGGAGGTCCCTAAGATGGTGGAGATCGAACCGGGGCACTTCGTCGCCTGTCCCGTATGGGGAAAGAAGCTGCTTGAAGATTCAGCCGCCACGGAGGTGAAATAA
- the nikB gene encoding nickel ABC transporter permease, which yields MIKYVFKRILSLIPVMLGVAFIVFTLLYLTPGDPARIVMGEQATEEALHEFREKEGLNDPFFVQFGNYVVKAVTKGDIGRSYMTRRPVFDEIMSAFPATLKLALSCVIAAVFFGIPIGILSAIKQNSFFDNITRFLAIVGLSMPVFWQGLLLILLFSVKLRWFPSSGFDSWATLVLPTLTLACNPLAVITRMTRSSMLEVVRQDYIRTARSKGQIERIVIWRHALGNALIPIVTVVGLQFGTLLAGAVLTESIFSIPGVGRLMVEAIKMRDYPMVQGGVLFIAITFSLVNLLVDLLYAYVDPRIRAQYK from the coding sequence GTGATAAAATATGTTTTTAAGAGAATTCTCTCTTTGATTCCGGTTATGCTCGGAGTCGCCTTTATTGTTTTTACTTTGCTTTATTTAACCCCGGGAGATCCTGCCAGGATAGTCATGGGAGAACAGGCCACAGAAGAGGCTCTTCACGAATTCAGGGAAAAAGAGGGGCTAAACGACCCCTTTTTTGTGCAGTTCGGTAACTATGTCGTTAAGGCGGTCACAAAGGGCGATATAGGTCGTTCCTATATGACCAGAAGGCCGGTTTTCGACGAGATAATGAGCGCGTTTCCGGCGACTCTCAAGCTCGCTCTCAGCTGCGTCATAGCGGCGGTCTTTTTTGGTATACCTATAGGCATTCTGTCGGCAATAAAGCAGAACAGTTTTTTCGACAATATAACCCGATTTTTGGCCATAGTAGGTCTATCTATGCCGGTATTCTGGCAGGGACTGTTACTGATCCTTCTTTTCTCCGTAAAACTCCGGTGGTTCCCCTCTTCCGGCTTTGATTCTTGGGCTACACTGGTCCTTCCGACACTGACCTTGGCCTGTAACCCTCTGGCGGTTATCACCAGAATGACCCGCTCCAGCATGTTGGAAGTGGTCAGACAGGACTACATTCGCACCGCTAGGTCAAAGGGCCAGATCGAGAGAATCGTCATATGGCGGCACGCTCTGGGCAACGCCCTTATTCCTATCGTTACGGTAGTTGGTCTCCAGTTCGGCACATTGCTGGCCGGTGCGGTTCTCACCGAGTCCATATTCTCCATCCCAGGGGTCGGCCGCCTCATGGTTGAGGCCATCAAGATGAGAGACTATCCTATGGTGCAGGGCGGAGTGCTGTTCATAGCCATCACCTTCAGCTTGGTGAACCTTCTGGTCGATCTTCTCTACGCCTACGTCGATCCAAGGATCCGGGCACAGTACAAGTAG
- a CDS encoding lectin like domain-containing protein, whose product MKIKKGLVMLTLLLLTLSASAWSNEMAPVNPAFQRYMERSKGLSAGDALNGRTPSPVDLSHLAGVPISGLEGKRGSFPAAYDLRDLGFVTPVRNQNPYGSCWTFSATASLESTALKAGLASPDYAEQFVAYFGYVDQSPSLVGFGNYSASDFPGIMDRGGDDFKAIALLARGTGAVNEVDAPYGAVAPSASAPVSRFLRNVFYFYYDSDTRYQKASVENIKQALMSHGAVSVGMYAGDPQTGNWNNSPYFNSSTYASYIPAGNSDGLSVGSANHAVTVVGWDDDYSRSNFNSANLPPYDGAWIVKNSWGSTWGDKGYFYLSYYDAVIDTGAAYVGGDPVVYDTVYQYDPLGWTGSFKPSGSANDTAWMANVFTASEDSDLRAVSFYAGGVGNSYSISVYTGSGSGPISGTKAIDGQVGTLQAPGYYTIPLASSVALNSGQPFSVVVRLTTPGYDSPIAVERRFVGYSDKASASPGQSYFSADGSSWTDATTVEATANVCLKAFAVRRSSPAPASLSVTITPAAAVSAGAKWSVDGGGVWNDSGSSLAALAPGDYTVSYRPIRGWTTPSSERINLTSGSSRSLSGIYQEIQVGSLAVTASPLEAKSLSQGWRVSGDAVWASFDVARSIDRGTYRLEFGDVSGDKWYTPVSREVVITGGETSSVSGVYVKKSDITGGNVSGDPVIAPSDVKITSCDITSSDIASLLGLSDVESGSWLLVSDEARYPILETVEISLDSGKSSVTLSRSSDVSSSDRTYRRTVTFAFNHVTGKYEIPSQPSKGWISVYSTSDQLFELLDGGVFENPRVVNGVLEDVRLLTAPLEAKSPAPEPGPTPDPDPSTGGGGCSVGLHPGLLLLALPVIFFRR is encoded by the coding sequence TTGAAGATAAAAAAAGGTTTAGTGATGTTGACGCTTCTTTTGTTGACCCTGTCCGCCTCGGCCTGGTCAAACGAGATGGCCCCTGTAAACCCGGCGTTTCAGAGGTATATGGAGAGGAGTAAGGGGCTTTCAGCCGGAGATGCACTCAACGGTAGGACCCCATCGCCAGTGGACCTCAGTCACCTAGCGGGAGTGCCTATCTCTGGATTGGAAGGTAAGAGGGGGAGCTTTCCCGCGGCATACGATCTCAGGGATCTGGGTTTCGTGACTCCCGTCAGAAATCAGAATCCCTACGGTAGTTGCTGGACTTTCAGTGCGACAGCTTCCCTGGAGTCAACTGCCTTAAAGGCGGGACTGGCCAGCCCTGATTACGCTGAGCAATTTGTAGCCTACTTTGGCTACGTCGATCAGAGTCCTTCCTTGGTGGGGTTTGGCAACTACTCCGCCTCCGATTTCCCAGGGATAATGGATCGTGGTGGCGACGATTTTAAGGCTATAGCCCTCCTGGCCAGGGGAACCGGTGCGGTTAACGAGGTCGACGCTCCTTATGGAGCGGTCGCTCCTTCGGCGTCCGCTCCGGTGAGCAGATTTCTCCGGAATGTCTTTTACTTCTACTATGATTCGGACACTCGCTATCAAAAAGCCAGTGTGGAGAACATAAAGCAGGCCCTTATGAGCCACGGTGCGGTCTCCGTGGGAATGTACGCCGGTGACCCACAGACGGGGAACTGGAATAATTCTCCCTACTTCAATTCCTCGACCTATGCCTCTTATATCCCGGCGGGAAACTCCGATGGGCTGTCCGTGGGCAGTGCTAACCACGCGGTGACGGTTGTAGGTTGGGACGATGACTACTCGAGATCCAATTTTAATTCCGCTAATCTCCCCCCCTATGATGGAGCCTGGATAGTGAAAAACTCATGGGGATCGACCTGGGGAGACAAGGGCTATTTCTATCTGTCCTATTACGACGCTGTAATAGACACAGGAGCTGCCTACGTAGGTGGAGATCCTGTTGTCTACGATACGGTTTATCAGTACGATCCTCTGGGATGGACGGGGTCGTTTAAGCCCTCAGGATCGGCTAACGATACCGCCTGGATGGCTAACGTCTTCACCGCATCCGAGGACTCCGATCTAAGAGCGGTGTCCTTCTACGCCGGCGGAGTCGGCAACTCCTACTCCATATCGGTCTACACTGGTTCCGGTTCTGGTCCTATCTCCGGGACGAAGGCCATTGATGGCCAGGTCGGCACCCTTCAGGCCCCCGGATACTACACCATCCCTCTGGCGTCATCGGTGGCTCTGAACTCAGGACAGCCTTTTTCCGTCGTGGTCAGGCTAACGACTCCCGGTTACGATAGCCCTATTGCGGTTGAGAGACGGTTTGTAGGCTATTCGGACAAGGCATCGGCTTCCCCCGGTCAGAGCTATTTCTCCGCAGACGGCAGCTCCTGGACCGATGCGACCACAGTTGAGGCCACGGCAAACGTGTGTCTTAAGGCCTTCGCTGTTCGCAGAAGCTCTCCCGCTCCTGCTTCTCTGTCGGTCACAATAACCCCTGCGGCGGCGGTGTCCGCCGGTGCTAAGTGGAGTGTCGACGGCGGTGGTGTATGGAACGACTCAGGATCCTCTTTGGCTGCCCTTGCGCCTGGAGATTATACGGTTTCCTACAGGCCGATCAGAGGATGGACGACACCCTCCTCCGAGAGGATTAACCTCACCTCAGGCTCCTCTAGGTCCCTGTCGGGGATCTACCAGGAAATACAGGTCGGTAGTCTCGCTGTAACCGCCTCTCCTCTGGAGGCTAAAAGCTTGTCCCAAGGTTGGAGGGTTTCTGGTGATGCGGTATGGGCCTCATTCGACGTGGCGAGGTCGATTGACAGAGGAACCTACAGGCTGGAGTTTGGGGATGTCTCAGGGGATAAGTGGTACACTCCGGTTTCCCGGGAAGTAGTAATTACAGGAGGAGAGACTTCCTCGGTTTCCGGCGTTTACGTCAAAAAATCCGATATAACCGGAGGAAATGTCTCTGGAGATCCGGTTATAGCTCCTTCGGACGTCAAGATCACAAGCTGTGACATAACCTCCTCGGATATAGCGTCCCTTCTGGGTCTGTCCGACGTCGAGAGTGGTAGCTGGCTTTTGGTGTCCGATGAAGCTCGTTACCCTATTCTAGAGACCGTGGAAATATCTCTCGATTCCGGCAAGAGCAGCGTAACTTTAAGCCGCTCTTCCGATGTCTCGTCATCTGATAGGACATATAGGCGTACCGTTACCTTTGCTTTTAACCATGTGACCGGCAAATACGAGATCCCGTCTCAGCCTTCAAAGGGATGGATTTCGGTTTATTCCACATCAGATCAGTTATTTGAACTGCTTGACGGAGGAGTTTTTGAGAATCCTAGGGTTGTTAATGGAGTTTTGGAAGACGTGAGGTTGCTGACCGCCCCTCTGGAGGCAAAGTCCCCTGCTCCTGAGCCTGGTCCCACGCCTGATCCTGATCCATCGACCGGAGGTGGTGGTTGCTCCGTAGGGCTTCACCCTGGATTGTTGCTACTGGCTTTGCCCGTGATATTCTTCCGTAGATAA